One Coffea arabica cultivar ET-39 chromosome 5c, Coffea Arabica ET-39 HiFi, whole genome shotgun sequence DNA window includes the following coding sequences:
- the LOC113689769 gene encoding protein TPX2: protein MAVAEDPNGNNTSEAYMIDEAYEFRAPKFYDFIDGETQEDMKKAELWFETACSYAPSPFMPRIKAGRSVQLASICDFNEGENLHKALESSESTATCSTAKESTLELESQIRPQAAGELRASDVKNVNPNELKEEPTRSLTSAELDGKESSVPVGGEVSTPAPPTNSGRNKSQKTDSKKQQTARKIASMLKNPPALKSKYQSQQSQSRSSKPASVRKDTNVKSTVETPNFAQENQAVKRQKLEGGKSRQILNVKLQNLPHKTRNGLVSSSSNLCLSTAKTSKENRKLYVREPAIPFVSMAEMMKKFQSNTREISLPPRSSSSLSHDSAARTLQRKPKLTLTRPKEPEFETAQRARPVRVKSSAELEEEMMAKVPKFKARPLNKKILETPTLPKLPRTTPQLPEFKEFHLETMARANQNAETSTVASIESSQAFESYLRKPHLTAPKSPLLQTSLRARPPKIKSSDELEEEEVEKVPKFKARPLNRKIFESKGELGMFCNTKRQVTMPQEFHFATDERIPPPTNVADMFDKLSINSERQQDKPIPRNTTPNPFHLHTEERGAEKEKKLVSEFLQKQWEEEWARIPKALPYPYTTDYPVIPPKPEPKPCTRPEPFELESLVRHEEEIQREMEERQQRETEEAQMRIFKAQPILREDPIPVPEKARKPLTEVQTFNLHVDHRAVDRAEFDKKVKEKEMMYKRYREEAESERLMEEEKALKQLRRTLVPHARPVPNFEHPFLPQKSSKQVTKPKSPRLNILKRKEKRRMVCPVPATASSLPTQMR from the exons ATGGCGGTTGCTGAAGACCCAAATGGTAATAATACTAGTGAGGCATACATGATAGATGAGGCCTATGAATTCAGGGCCCCAAAATTCTATGACTTTATTGATGGTGAAACGCAGGAAGATATGAAAAAGGCAGAGCTTTGGTTTGAGACTGCCTGTAGTTATGCCCCTTCTC CATTTATGCCCAGAATCAAGGCTGGCAGGTCCGTGCAACTTGCTAGTATATGTGATTTTAACGAGGGTGAGAATTTGCACAAG GCATTAGAATCATCGGAATCAACAGCTACATGTAGTACTGCAAAAGAATCAACTTTGGAATTGGAGAGCCAAATCAG GCCCCAGGCTGCTGGAGAACTTAGGGCATCTGACGTTAAGAATGTGAATCCAAATGAGCTTAAAGAAGAACCTACAAGAAGTCTTACTAGCGCT GAATTAGACGGGAAGGAATCTTCTGTCCCAG TTGGCGGAGAAGTTTCAACCCCAGCACCACCAACAAATTCTGGGAGGAATAAATCCCAGAAAACTGATTCCAAGAAGCAGCAGACAGCCAGAAAGATAGCCAGTATGCTGAAGAACCCTCCAGCATTGAAGTCGAAATATCAGTCACAACAGTCACAATCAAGAAGCAGTAAACCAGCTAGTGTCAGAAA GGACACAAATGTGAAAAGCACTGTTGAAACTCCTAATTTTGCTCAGGAAAATCAAGCCGTAAAGCGGCAAAAACTTGAAGGGGGCAAATCTAGGCAG ATCCTTAATGTCAAACTCCAAAATTTGCCCCACAAAACAAGGAATGGCCTGGTCAGCAGCAGTTCCAACTTATGCTTGTCAACTGCCAAAACCAGCAAGGAGAATAGAAAG CTTTATGTTCGAGAACCTGCTATACCATTTGTTTCGATGGCAGAAATGATGAAGAAGTTTCAGTCCAACACACGAGAGATATCTCTGCCTCCTAGGAGCAGCAGTTCACTATCACAT GATTCTGCTGCTAGAACATTGCAACGGAAGCCCAAGCTCACGTTGACAAGGCCTAAGGAACCTGAGTTTGAAACAGCTCAGAGGGCGCGTCCAGTGAGAGTAAAGAGTTCTGCTGAGCTGGAGGaagaaatgatggctaaagtccCCAAGTTTAAAGCTCGGCCATTAAATAAAAAG ATTTTGGAAACACCGACTTTGCCTAAATTGCCAAGAACCACACCCCAGCTTCCAGAATTTAAG GAATTTCATCTGGAAACAATGGCAAGAGCAAATCAGAATGCAGAAACATCTACTGTAGCATCTATAGAATCTTCTCAGGCTTTTGAA AGTTATCTGAGGAAGCCACATCTCACAGCACCAAAATCACCTCTTCTTCAAACATCACTTAGGGCACGGCCACCAAAGATCAAAAGTTCAGATGAATTGGAAGAAGAAGAGGTAGAAAAAGTTCCCAAGTTCAAGGCAAGACCTTTAAACAGGAAG ATATTCGAGAGTAAAGGAGAATTGGGAATGTTCTGCAACACCAAAAGGCAGGTCACTATGCCTCAAGAATTTCATTTTGCCACAGACGAAAGGATCCCACCACCAACTAATGTGGCTGACATGTTTGACAAG ctttcaATCAATTCAGAACGTCAGCAGGACAAACCTATTCCTAGGAACACTACTCCTAACCCTTTCCATTTGCATACAGAG GAAAGAGGAGCagagaaagagaagaaactGGTTAGTGAGTTTTTGCAGAAACAATGGGAAGAAGAATGGGCTAGGATTCCAAAAGCTTTGCCATATCCTTACACCACTGATTACCCTGTG ATTCCACCCAAACCAGAGCCAAAACCTTGCACAAGACCAGAACCTTTTGAATTAGAGAGTTTGGTGAGgcatgaagaagaaatacagaGGGAGATGGAAGAAAGGCAGCAAAGGGAGACTGAAGAAGCCCAAATGAGAATATTTAAGGCCCAACCTATATTGAGAGA GGATCCAATTCCAGTCCCTGAAAAAGCACGTAAACCACTCACAGAGGTTCAGACATTCAATCTTCATGTAGATCATCGAGCTGTTGATAGAGCTGAATTCGATAAAAAG GTCAAGGAGAAAGAAATGATGTACAAGAGATATAGGGAGGAAGCTGAATCAGAAAGACTG ATGGAAGAAGAGAAGGCATTAAAACAACTAAGAAGGACATTGGTGCCTCATGCCCGACCAGTTCCTAACTTCGAGCATCCCTTCTTACCACAAAA GTCTTCTAAGCAAGTTACAAAACCAAAGTCCCCAAGACTAAATAtactgaaaagaaaagaaaagaggaggatGGTCTGCCCTGTGCCGGCAACAGCTTCCAGTTTGCCAACTCAGATGAGATGA
- the LOC113689870 gene encoding ribonuclease 1 → MEKTVKIMLSAFIMLLVHASLPSTISSADNPPDFFYVYLKWPGSQCATKEGCCLTKTPKPARDFIITGFQPYYFNGTWPENCDPASHLDVSKISHLRTRLEVHWPSLTCPGSNPEKLWSDAWKKYGTCSKPTLKNQQEYFRQALAVRKSANLLKILGDAGIRPDGSSYPRDTISDTIIGGGLHLPGLGCSTDKDGNSQLDQVILCTGSDAKTFTECPGNGFGCDGDVKFPHF, encoded by the exons ATGGAGAAAACTGTGAAAATCATGTTATCGGCTTTCATCATGCTTTTAGTCCATGCATCTTTGCCTTCAACAATCTCAAGTGCTGATAATCCGCCAGATTTCTTCTACGTTTACCTGAAG TGGCCAGGTTCTCAGTGTGCCACAAAAGAAGGATGTTGTCTCACAAAAACACCAAAACCTGCAAGAGACTTCATAATTACTGGATTTCAGCCATATTACTTCAATGGGACCTGGCCAGAAAATTGTGACCCTGCTAGCCACTTGGATGTATCAAAG ATCTCACATCTGAGAACAAGATTGGAAGTGCATTGGCCGTCACTTACTTGCCCTGGTAGTAACCCAGAGAAGCTATGGTCAGATGCATGGAAAAAATACGGGACATGCTCAAAACCTACCCTGAAAAATCAACAAGAATACTTCAGGCAAGCACTTGCAGTAAGGAAAAGTGCTAATCTCCTCAAAATACTCGGTGATGCAG GTATTCGACCCGATGGATCATCTTATCCAAGGGATACAATCTCAGATACCATAATAGGTGGAGGGTTGCACTTACCTGGACTAGGGTGTAGCACGGACAAGGATGGCAACTCGCAGCTAGATCAAGTCATTCTTTGCACAGGTTCTGATGCAAAAACATTTACTGAATGTCCTGGGAATGGATTTGGATGTGACGGAGATGTCAAATTCCCTCACTTCTGA
- the LOC113690775 gene encoding probable protein phosphatase 2C 58 isoform X1: MNGKEILHKMKEKACFAAPPSPDAGIWKSKIPKHVTHGYYLLKGKSNRPMEDYLVSELRRLDKNELGLFAIFDGHMGNDVPKYLQSHLFDNILKEHDFWTNTEDAIRRAYHRTDNNILEQSKKLGRGGSTAVTAILINCEKLVVANVGDSRAVIRKKGLANQLSVDHEPSKEKNIIESKGGFVSNIPGDVPRVDGQLAVARAFGDKSLKQHLSSEPDIKVEIIDDDVEFAILASDGLWKVMSNQEAVDLIKDIKDPNSAAKRLTEEALSRKSRDDISCIVVRFQ; this comes from the exons ATGAATGGAAAGGAGATTCTTCATAAGATGAAG gaaaaagcATGCTTTGCCGCACCACCATCACCTGATGCAGGGATATGGAAAAGCAAAATACCAAAACACGTCACTCATGGCTATTACCTGTTGAAGGGAAAATCGAATCGTCCCATGGAAGATTATTTGGTTTCTGAGCTCAGGCGGTTAGACAAAAATGAGTTGGGACTATTTGCAATATTTGATGGGCATATGGGAAATGATGTTCCAAAATACTTGCAATCCCACCTATTTGACAATATTTTGAAAGAG CATGACTTCTGGACTAATACAGAAGATGCAATTAGAAGAGCCTATCACAGAACCGATAACAATATATTAGAACAGTCAAAGAAATTGGGGAGAGGTGGTTCAACTGCAGTGACTGCGATCCTTATTAATTGTGAGAAGCTTGTAGTAGCAAATGTTGGAGACTCTCGGGCAGTAATACGCAAGAAAGGACTTGCCAATCAACTATCGGTTGATCATGAgccaagcaaggaaaagaataTTATTGAGAGCAAGGGTGGCTTTGTATCAAATATTCCTG GTGATGTTCCTCGAGTTGATGGACAGTTGGCAGTGGCTAGGGCTTTTGGAGACAAAAGCTTGAAGCAACATCTTAGCTCTGAACCAGATATAAAAGTAGAGATAATTGACGATGATGTTGAATTTGCTATTTTGGCAAGTGATGGATTATGGAAG GTAATGTCAAATCAAGAAGCTGTTGATTTGATCAAGGACATAAAGGATCCGAATTCGGCAGCAAAACGTCTAACTGAGGAGGCCCTATCTAGGAAAAGTAGAGATGATATCTCTTGCATAGTTGTGAGGTTTCAATGA
- the LOC113690775 gene encoding probable protein phosphatase 2C 58 isoform X2, translating into MEDYLVSELRRLDKNELGLFAIFDGHMGNDVPKYLQSHLFDNILKEHDFWTNTEDAIRRAYHRTDNNILEQSKKLGRGGSTAVTAILINCEKLVVANVGDSRAVIRKKGLANQLSVDHEPSKEKNIIESKGGFVSNIPGDVPRVDGQLAVARAFGDKSLKQHLSSEPDIKVEIIDDDVEFAILASDGLWKVMSNQEAVDLIKDIKDPNSAAKRLTEEALSRKSRDDISCIVVRFQ; encoded by the exons ATGGAAGATTATTTGGTTTCTGAGCTCAGGCGGTTAGACAAAAATGAGTTGGGACTATTTGCAATATTTGATGGGCATATGGGAAATGATGTTCCAAAATACTTGCAATCCCACCTATTTGACAATATTTTGAAAGAG CATGACTTCTGGACTAATACAGAAGATGCAATTAGAAGAGCCTATCACAGAACCGATAACAATATATTAGAACAGTCAAAGAAATTGGGGAGAGGTGGTTCAACTGCAGTGACTGCGATCCTTATTAATTGTGAGAAGCTTGTAGTAGCAAATGTTGGAGACTCTCGGGCAGTAATACGCAAGAAAGGACTTGCCAATCAACTATCGGTTGATCATGAgccaagcaaggaaaagaataTTATTGAGAGCAAGGGTGGCTTTGTATCAAATATTCCTG GTGATGTTCCTCGAGTTGATGGACAGTTGGCAGTGGCTAGGGCTTTTGGAGACAAAAGCTTGAAGCAACATCTTAGCTCTGAACCAGATATAAAAGTAGAGATAATTGACGATGATGTTGAATTTGCTATTTTGGCAAGTGATGGATTATGGAAG GTAATGTCAAATCAAGAAGCTGTTGATTTGATCAAGGACATAAAGGATCCGAATTCGGCAGCAAAACGTCTAACTGAGGAGGCCCTATCTAGGAAAAGTAGAGATGATATCTCTTGCATAGTTGTGAGGTTTCAATGA
- the LOC113688785 gene encoding zinc finger CCCH domain-containing protein 2-like, which translates to MSLSTFSSSSDMTSVFADQQQQHKFHQLSYLNKKSPREIEIPPRKLLSRRAAASGSMHLDSGDMFMDSPKAEEALLQKFLPYNNIDDDDADPYSSDHFRMYEFKVRKCTRSRSHDWTDCPFAHPGEKARRRDPRRYHYSGTVCSEFRRGNCSRGDNCEYAHGVFECWLHPSRYRTEACKDGKNCKRKVCFFAHSPRQLRVLPASCHETASSPVNSPVEKQQQHHRNVNHCCMYCHSVAASPTSTLMGMSHLSPPLSPPLSPPISPAKAAQFSPVSRYKDHFASVEPCGMAQFGSGGMGGMSYKDALAELMSSIEAMRVNESSSRAAASNNGISLPWIDVNFNGDDQQQFILSPSTPSPGTSKFLSRNFPSRNFIEENKFTENGLAGPDLEWVNDLLT; encoded by the coding sequence ATGTCTTTATCAACATTCTCATCATCATCAGATATGACTAGCGTTTTTGCTGATCAGCAGCAGCAACACAAGTTTCACCAGCTCAGCTACCTCAACAAAAAGAGCCCTAGGGAGATTGAGATCCCACCAAGAAAGCTTCTCAGCCGCCGTGCTGCCGCCTCCGGGTCCATGCATCTTGATAGCGGTGACATGTTTATGGATTCTCCCAAAGCTGAAGAAGCCCTTCTTCAGAAATTCTTGCCTTACAACAacattgatgatgatgatgctgaTCCTTACTCATCTGATCATTTCAGAATGTACGAATTCAAGGTCAGGAAGTGCACTCGCAGCCGTAGTCATGACTGGACAGACTGCCCTTTTGCTCATCCGGGAGAAAAGGCCCGGAGGAGGGATCCCCGAAGGTATCACTATTCTGGAACTGTTTGCTCTGAATTTCGCCGTGGAAATTGCAGCCGCGGCGATAACTGCGAGTATGCTCATGGTGTTTTTGAGTGTTGGTTACACCCCTCTCGCTATCGGACCGAGGCATGCAAAGATGGGAAGAATTGCAAGCGAAAGGTCTGTTTTTTCGCTCATTCGCCTCGCCAGCTACGTGTTTTGCCTGCCAGTTGTCACGAAACCGCTTCATCTCCAGTGAATTCTCCTGTTGAAAAGCAGCAGCAGCACCACAGGAATGTGAACCATTGCTGTATGTATTGCCATTCTGTTGCTGCTTCACCTACCTCTACTCTGATGGGGATGTCCCATTTGTCTCCGCCGCTGTCTCCACCGCTTTCGCCGCCGATCTCACCGGCGAAAGCGGCCCAGTTTTCTCCTGTTTCGAGGTACAAAGATCATTTTGCAAGCGTTGAGCCATGCGGGATGGCTCAGTTTGGTTCTGGTGGGATGGGTGGGATGAGTTACAAAGATGCATTAGCAGAGTTGATGAGCTCTATTGAGGCCATGCGCGTGAATGAGTCTTCATCTCGTGCAGCTGCAAGTAATAATGGGATTAGTTTACCATGGATTGATGTGAATTTCAATGGTGATGATCAGCAGCAGTTCATTCTGTCTCCTTCAACCCCAAGTCCAGGGACAAGCAAATTCCTGAGTAGGAATTTTCCAAGCAGGAAttttattgaagaaaacaagTTCACTGAAAATGGCCTGGCTGGACCTGATCTGGAGTGGGTCAATGATCTCTTGACCTAA